Proteins encoded by one window of Sulfurospirillum barnesii SES-3:
- a CDS encoding FecR domain-containing protein, whose translation MSKWGRLVIALWLIASTQVWASIGKVSLLKGEALALRHQNTVALSNGALIEEHDVIHTQAKSQIQLIFEDKTVITLGSSTVMDIQEYLHESTQPKAKFKFNQGTFKTITGAIGKKAPENFQLETKTATIGIRGTIIRGETGDEGDIIACLRGRILVMSRHTGVTVEVPAGQFTAIPLNQDPTPPQETREVFFSEFLAQNPSGSPLPNTLDSVEDTNNENRAKTHYNAPKIRTGTLTLQGLATPNTNDFPYFLLDFSIHRSTAQTTGGMYVPNPDLDLVYGLGTPTGGLAHAFINHGNVVVTYIDLATYIEQDDYAPNFATYSHDQLFARVGFVDSANSLGYFGTATSTDATASQYLSWGVWGTTQLDENNPDLETENYWVAGSTRTPESKIEALMTHNTTYTYTGKVLGKTYVGSSWNAINTDTSNVNLIFNFGSTSTINSASSITFSSSAGDNWVLKPNTSSITSSGFSFETSLGTNGGTIDVSNGSIHGQFFGANAQAIGGTIQACGDSCTNKAVGVFKAVR comes from the coding sequence ATGTCTAAATGGGGGCGTTTAGTAATTGCACTGTGGCTTATTGCAAGCACACAAGTCTGGGCATCTATTGGAAAAGTGTCGCTTCTTAAAGGAGAAGCTCTTGCGTTGCGTCATCAAAACACCGTAGCACTCTCTAACGGTGCGCTTATAGAAGAGCATGATGTCATTCACACACAAGCGAAAAGTCAAATTCAACTTATTTTTGAAGATAAAACCGTTATTACTTTAGGTAGTTCTACGGTTATGGATATTCAAGAATACCTTCATGAATCCACACAGCCGAAGGCAAAGTTTAAATTTAATCAAGGCACCTTTAAAACCATCACTGGTGCCATTGGGAAAAAAGCTCCTGAAAATTTTCAACTTGAAACCAAAACAGCGACCATTGGTATTCGAGGTACCATCATAAGAGGCGAAACAGGAGATGAAGGAGATATCATTGCGTGTTTGCGTGGGCGTATTCTCGTGATGTCTCGCCATACAGGTGTTACCGTTGAAGTTCCAGCAGGTCAATTTACTGCCATTCCACTAAACCAAGACCCAACACCACCGCAAGAAACAAGAGAGGTTTTTTTTAGTGAATTTTTAGCACAAAACCCTTCAGGCTCACCCTTGCCTAATACGCTTGATTCGGTAGAGGACACCAACAATGAAAACCGTGCAAAAACTCATTACAATGCCCCAAAAATAAGAACAGGCACACTAACACTTCAAGGACTTGCAACACCCAATACCAATGACTTCCCTTATTTCCTATTAGACTTTAGTATCCATCGCTCTACCGCCCAAACCACAGGGGGGATGTATGTGCCTAATCCTGATCTTGATTTAGTTTATGGACTCGGCACACCCACAGGTGGACTAGCCCACGCATTTATAAATCATGGTAATGTTGTTGTAACCTACATTGATTTAGCAACCTACATTGAACAGGACGATTATGCACCTAACTTTGCAACATACAGCCACGACCAATTGTTCGCTCGTGTCGGTTTTGTTGATTCCGCAAACTCACTAGGCTACTTTGGTACCGCAACAAGCACCGATGCAACAGCATCGCAGTACCTTTCATGGGGCGTTTGGGGCACAACCCAATTGGATGAAAACAACCCTGATTTAGAGACAGAAAATTATTGGGTAGCAGGTTCTACCCGTACGCCTGAGAGTAAAATTGAAGCCTTAATGACCCATAACACAACCTATACCTATACAGGGAAAGTGTTAGGAAAAACCTATGTTGGCTCGTCATGGAATGCAATTAATACCGATACCTCAAATGTCAATTTAATTTTTAACTTTGGCTCCACCTCAACCATAAACAGTGCTAGTTCTATTACGTTCAGTTCCAGTGCAGGAGATAACTGGGTGCTTAAACCCAATACCAGCTCCATCACGTCAAGTGGATTTAGTTTTGAGACCTCATTGGGCACCAATGGCGGAACAATAGATGTGAGTAATGGCTCAATCCATGGGCAATTTTTTGGTGCCAATGCGCAAGCCATTGGCGGAACCATCCAAGCGTGTGGCGATAGCTGTACCAACAAAGCCGTAGGTGTCTTTAAGGCGGTACGATAA
- a CDS encoding tetratricopeptide repeat protein produces MKTLPKVLLSLLTSSLLVAGTPYEQRFEEAKKGFEAKEYDKAYDLLDTLSGEMATHAQVHFYLGLCAIELQKYDEALAAFDRVLILDPNHVRTKLEIARIYYISGQYEQASVEIKSVLMENLPFDVKNNVESFKANLEQKLTKTAWLASVSIGVIHDSNANNTGMSQFNYLSFPINSDKEKSDTYMYTSAGLTNIYDIGQRGDWLVESNALFYLKMNRHIQDNNLALVSLSTKPYWTQNAYRIGFPISFDRVYLSGEGYAKVLQAGMEGTYLIDEKSMLLPSVSLKRTAYSDDDTLDANAHLWALTYKRSFGDDPIILSIGSSYEKSHKLRGTGLNVDADTWTHKIEASKELMRQLTGSLYYAYEDKDYDVKDFGFNNPHRKDKENTYSASLSYALSKTSSLNAILSYKDQKSTQEPYEYSKKTVGLNYIKSF; encoded by the coding sequence ATGAAAACACTGCCAAAAGTACTGCTCAGCTTACTAACCAGTAGCCTTCTTGTAGCAGGCACGCCTTATGAGCAACGCTTTGAAGAAGCAAAAAAAGGGTTTGAAGCAAAAGAGTATGACAAAGCCTATGATTTACTAGATACGTTGAGTGGCGAAATGGCAACTCATGCCCAAGTGCACTTCTATTTAGGCTTATGCGCCATAGAGCTTCAAAAATACGATGAAGCTTTAGCGGCATTTGATAGGGTACTCATACTTGATCCCAATCATGTACGTACGAAACTTGAAATTGCCCGTATTTATTATATTTCAGGGCAATACGAACAAGCCAGTGTTGAAATCAAGTCTGTACTGATGGAGAATTTACCTTTTGATGTTAAAAATAATGTTGAATCTTTTAAAGCCAATTTAGAACAAAAACTCACTAAAACTGCATGGCTTGCTAGTGTGAGTATTGGCGTCATACACGATAGCAATGCAAACAATACGGGCATGTCACAATTTAACTATTTGAGTTTTCCCATTAATTCAGATAAAGAAAAAAGCGATACCTACATGTACACCAGTGCAGGGCTTACGAATATCTATGATATAGGTCAAAGAGGAGATTGGTTGGTCGAATCCAATGCTCTTTTTTATCTCAAGATGAATCGCCATATTCAAGACAATAACCTTGCGCTTGTCTCACTGAGCACAAAACCCTATTGGACGCAAAACGCTTATAGAATTGGATTTCCCATCAGTTTTGATCGTGTTTACCTCTCAGGGGAAGGCTATGCAAAAGTACTTCAAGCAGGTATGGAAGGAACGTATCTGATAGATGAAAAATCGATGTTGCTCCCTAGTGTTTCCCTGAAGCGAACTGCTTACAGTGATGATGATACCCTCGATGCCAATGCTCACCTATGGGCACTTACCTATAAACGCTCTTTTGGAGATGACCCTATTATTCTCAGTATTGGGAGTAGCTATGAAAAGAGTCATAAACTACGAGGAACAGGACTAAATGTCGACGCAGACACATGGACACATAAAATAGAAGCTTCCAAAGAGCTGATGAGACAGCTTACAGGCTCACTCTACTACGCCTATGAAGATAAAGATTATGATGTAAAAGATTTTGGATTTAACAATCCTCATCGCAAAGATAAAGAAAACACCTACAGTGCAAGCTTGAGCTATGCCCTGAGTAAAACCTCAAGCCTCAATGCAATCCTAAGCTATAAGGATCAAAAATCAACACAAGAACCGTATGAGTATTCCAAAAAAACGGTTGGGTTAAACTACATTAAAAGTTTTTAG
- a CDS encoding methyltransferase domain-containing protein, producing MIAKHIQEFSKNAYCYDAYTSLQQEVAHYLVSHISTQPQKILDLGCGSGAVFKNISWPFERFIGVDCAINMCNLHPKSSNVKLMCERFESSHLFETHYDLILSSSALQWADDIVALIHKIALSCKEGAFAIFTDKTFDTLYSMSGLNRFLPNAQALISLFETLFTCKVETKTFRLYFEDNLSKFRHIKKSGVSGGQKQLSVTQTKALITHYPYDYLEYEVLFVWGFPK from the coding sequence ATGATAGCAAAACACATTCAAGAATTTTCAAAAAATGCTTACTGCTACGATGCTTATACCTCATTACAACAAGAAGTAGCACACTATTTGGTTTCACATATTAGCACACAGCCTCAGAAAATTTTAGATTTGGGATGTGGCAGTGGAGCTGTTTTTAAGAATATTTCATGGCCTTTTGAACGCTTTATTGGGGTTGATTGTGCCATTAATATGTGCAACCTTCATCCGAAGTCTTCAAACGTAAAACTCATGTGTGAGCGTTTTGAATCATCGCACCTTTTTGAGACACACTACGATCTCATCCTCTCTTCGTCTGCTTTACAATGGGCAGATGATATTGTAGCGTTGATTCACAAAATTGCTTTGTCCTGCAAAGAGGGTGCTTTTGCTATTTTTACCGATAAAACCTTTGATACGCTGTATTCAATGAGTGGCTTAAACCGTTTTTTGCCAAATGCTCAAGCCCTTATTTCGCTTTTTGAAACTCTCTTTACATGTAAAGTAGAAACCAAAACCTTTCGTCTATATTTTGAAGACAATCTTTCAAAATTCCGTCACATTAAAAAAAGTGGTGTTAGTGGAGGGCAAAAGCAGTTAAGTGTTACACAAACCAAAGCATTGATTACTCATTATCCTTATGACTATCTTGAATATGAGGTACTTTTTGTTTGGGGATTTCCTAAATAA
- a CDS encoding molybdopterin-containing oxidoreductase family protein produces the protein MKVEISRRRFLQGSVALSVVGGTALSSTSILANSDKKPENLLMKEVPTICEMCVNKCAAIAHVKNGIVTKLEPNPLFPKSRNMLCARGAAGIHAVYDPDRLKYPLIRAGERGDGQYRRVSWDEAYAYIQNKLVKILDEEEDNRSCIGYCAGEGLAEHTFKTFMADKFGSSNFLNHSTICLQTAVSGYTLTIGGYGQADLENAKYVIMAGANRAEAILTPDTMDMFKRTRGRGMKLVVVDPRYTNTAMHADTYLPIRPGTDLAFVLALTYVAISTKSYNRTYVAKNFVDFDKYEKHILEGGYTPEWAEKITGISASEIRKIAHDFMAHAPQSVYYQGRRTTWSKNDFQLRRAMALFTALGGGIDVKGGIVFGKKLPLGDHAVSAPMYANAQPRIDKNVAAVVGATGSWVGWRNMVAEGKTPYPIRGMFVYKQNPMLSVPNSAKTRQMFEKMDLVVVIDTMPSDTAMLADVILPECTYLEREDPVQSFAGVEPAIILREKVIEPMYETKPVNDIMRELAQKLTQPLWEITKKYDEDVQEAIEEEDEQSVFEEGGFDLAEPFMHSQEETNHHMVVSKYGEDAWKILREKGVFYPNMLTYFKKIDNNTYEYYPKDKKFYSVLKLEEEYDPEAYLHDLCVNPTDIAELKRSFNTPNKKVECYLSSMVARKIDPMPTWHDEEYVKVPEGKFKFITGRHAQFTQSSTANNIMLLELMRENYLWINDKEAQKLGIRFGDNIEVTSSVGQVRIKAYPTPKIVPQTVFYIHGFGAKSDGLTFAHRNGASDNEIIEDTIEPVHGCANMHDTLVTLRRV, from the coding sequence ATGAAAGTAGAGATCTCACGAAGGAGATTTCTTCAAGGAAGTGTCGCACTAAGTGTTGTGGGTGGAACCGCACTAAGTAGCACATCCATTTTAGCAAACTCAGATAAGAAACCTGAAAATTTGCTGATGAAGGAAGTTCCAACCATTTGTGAAATGTGTGTGAATAAATGCGCTGCTATTGCGCATGTTAAAAATGGCATTGTCACCAAATTAGAACCTAACCCTCTTTTCCCAAAATCACGTAATATGTTATGTGCTAGAGGGGCTGCTGGTATTCATGCTGTGTATGATCCTGATCGTCTAAAATATCCTTTAATTCGAGCAGGAGAGCGAGGCGATGGTCAATACCGTCGTGTATCATGGGATGAAGCTTATGCATACATCCAAAATAAATTGGTGAAAATTTTAGATGAGGAAGAGGATAATCGCTCCTGTATTGGCTATTGCGCAGGTGAGGGCTTGGCAGAGCATACCTTTAAAACATTTATGGCAGATAAATTTGGTTCTTCTAACTTTTTAAATCACTCAACTATTTGTTTGCAAACGGCTGTTTCTGGCTACACCTTAACCATTGGTGGGTATGGTCAAGCTGATTTAGAAAATGCCAAATATGTCATTATGGCAGGAGCTAACCGTGCAGAAGCGATTTTAACCCCTGATACAATGGATATGTTTAAACGCACACGTGGCAGAGGCATGAAGCTTGTGGTGGTTGATCCTCGCTATACCAATACCGCCATGCACGCAGATACCTATTTACCAATCCGACCTGGTACGGATTTGGCGTTTGTTTTAGCATTGACGTATGTGGCAATTAGCACGAAGAGCTACAATCGTACGTATGTCGCTAAGAATTTTGTTGATTTTGATAAATATGAAAAACATATCCTTGAGGGTGGTTATACCCCTGAGTGGGCTGAAAAAATTACAGGCATTTCTGCTTCAGAAATTCGTAAAATAGCGCATGATTTTATGGCACATGCCCCACAATCTGTTTATTATCAAGGCAGACGGACTACGTGGTCAAAAAATGATTTTCAGCTACGACGCGCTATGGCGCTTTTTACGGCGCTAGGTGGAGGCATTGATGTTAAAGGTGGTATCGTTTTTGGTAAAAAATTGCCTTTAGGTGATCATGCCGTGAGTGCGCCGATGTATGCCAATGCACAGCCTCGTATTGATAAAAATGTAGCAGCTGTTGTGGGTGCTACAGGTTCATGGGTGGGGTGGAGAAATATGGTAGCAGAAGGTAAAACACCGTACCCGATTCGAGGTATGTTTGTTTATAAACAAAATCCAATGCTCTCTGTTCCAAATTCTGCAAAAACACGTCAAATGTTTGAAAAAATGGATTTGGTTGTGGTGATTGATACGATGCCAAGCGATACAGCAATGTTAGCAGATGTTATTTTACCTGAGTGTACGTATCTTGAGAGAGAAGACCCTGTTCAATCGTTTGCAGGAGTTGAGCCTGCCATAATTTTGCGTGAAAAGGTCATTGAGCCTATGTACGAGACAAAGCCTGTCAATGACATTATGCGTGAGTTAGCACAAAAATTGACACAGCCACTGTGGGAAATTACCAAAAAATATGATGAAGATGTACAAGAGGCGATTGAAGAAGAGGATGAACAGAGCGTTTTTGAAGAGGGTGGCTTTGATTTAGCAGAACCATTTATGCACTCTCAAGAAGAGACCAATCATCATATGGTGGTGAGTAAATACGGAGAAGATGCATGGAAAATTTTGAGAGAAAAAGGGGTGTTTTATCCTAATATGCTTACCTATTTCAAAAAAATAGATAACAATACCTATGAGTATTATCCAAAAGATAAAAAATTCTATTCTGTTTTGAAACTAGAAGAAGAGTATGACCCAGAAGCGTATTTACATGATTTATGTGTCAATCCAACGGATATTGCAGAGTTAAAGCGTTCTTTTAATACTCCAAATAAAAAAGTTGAGTGTTATCTTTCTAGTATGGTTGCTCGAAAAATAGACCCTATGCCAACGTGGCATGATGAAGAATATGTCAAAGTTCCTGAAGGAAAATTTAAATTTATCACAGGCAGACATGCGCAATTTACACAAAGTTCAACAGCGAATAATATTATGCTTTTAGAATTAATGCGTGAGAACTATTTATGGATTAATGATAAAGAAGCTCAAAAATTAGGTATTCGCTTTGGTGATAACATTGAAGTAACAAGCAGTGTTGGTCAAGTACGCATTAAAGCCTATCCAACACCAAAAATTGTTCCACAAACGGTATTTTATATTCATGGCTTTGGTGCAAAATCAGATGGATTAACCTTTGCACATCGCAATGGAGCAAGCGATAATGAAATTATTGAAGATACGATAGAGCCAGTTCATGGTTGTGCCAATATGCATGACACGCTTGTAACGCTGAGGAGGGTGTAA
- a CDS encoding isochorismatase family protein, translating into MRLDSRHSVLLLIDVQEKLFPHIENADALERHLITLIKGVQALGIPIVCNQQYTKGLGATISSVAQCLGNLPVYEKSTFSCCLNEDMMQTLQTLHVKTVIVAGIESHICVQQSIMDLLEKGFDVIACADAMGSRKQVNHDLALRRLEQEGCLLGSTESILFEFLGSATHEAFKIISQLVK; encoded by the coding sequence ATGCGTTTAGACTCTCGACACTCTGTATTATTACTTATTGATGTCCAAGAAAAACTTTTTCCTCATATTGAAAATGCAGATGCGCTTGAAAGACATTTGATCACCTTGATTAAAGGAGTTCAAGCATTAGGTATTCCCATTGTATGCAATCAACAATATACCAAGGGATTGGGCGCAACCATATCTTCTGTTGCGCAATGTTTAGGGAATCTGCCTGTTTATGAAAAATCTACCTTTAGTTGTTGCCTTAATGAAGATATGATGCAAACATTACAAACTTTACATGTAAAAACGGTGATTGTTGCAGGAATAGAAAGTCATATTTGTGTGCAACAAAGTATTATGGATCTCCTTGAGAAAGGCTTTGATGTTATCGCATGTGCAGATGCGATGGGTTCTCGAAAACAAGTCAATCACGATTTAGCCCTTCGTCGTTTAGAACAAGAGGGGTGTCTTTTAGGTTCAACGGAATCAATTTTGTTTGAATTTCTAGGAAGTGCTACGCATGAAGCATTTAAAATTATCAGCCAACTTGTGAAGTAA
- a CDS encoding 4Fe-4S dicluster domain-containing protein translates to MNYAMALDYQNCINCKACEVACKEENGVQLGADKQRIWVGVVEGTIFGKPFANLYPSQCNHCIDAPCVSVCPTNASHFAEGGIVKVEPHKCILCKGCMEACPYDARFVDDTMVAVDKCTFCDHRSLEAGGTTACQATCPTKVRLFGDLDDENSDLVKLLKTKRFFFQKEYTNTLPKLFYILPDDEAYAKQSVSHDTIIHTWDDIKPLYEEAKNRRSKEWKK, encoded by the coding sequence ATGAATTACGCAATGGCATTAGATTATCAAAATTGTATTAACTGTAAAGCGTGTGAAGTAGCGTGTAAAGAAGAAAACGGTGTCCAGCTAGGCGCTGATAAACAACGTATTTGGGTAGGAGTTGTTGAGGGAACTATTTTTGGAAAGCCATTTGCCAATCTTTATCCTTCTCAATGTAACCATTGTATTGATGCACCTTGTGTGAGTGTATGTCCAACCAATGCAAGTCATTTTGCAGAAGGCGGTATTGTTAAAGTTGAACCGCATAAATGTATTTTATGTAAAGGATGTATGGAAGCATGTCCTTATGATGCACGTTTTGTGGATGATACCATGGTCGCTGTTGATAAATGTACTTTCTGTGATCATCGTTCTTTAGAAGCGGGTGGGACAACAGCTTGTCAAGCAACCTGTCCAACCAAAGTAAGACTTTTTGGTGATTTGGACGATGAGAACAGTGATTTGGTGAAATTACTTAAAACGAAACGCTTTTTCTTTCAAAAAGAGTATACCAATACCTTGCCAAAGCTTTTTTACATCTTACCCGATGATGAAGCGTATGCAAAGCAGAGTGTCTCGCATGACACCATTATTCATACATGGGATGACATTAAACCTCTTTATGAAGAAGCAAAAAATAGAAGGAGTAAAGAATGGAAAAAATAA
- a CDS encoding Bax inhibitor-1/YccA family protein, with protein sequence MGLYDRNYIHQHSHEGAYEHAKGKESSIGLFIKQTYQLFAASLLAASVGAYVGIGMASTVASWFWGIVILEFVFLFGLYAAKRKAGLNLILLFGFTFLSGLTLAPLLSSILGLKGGANIVANAFILTTVAFGGLSVFAMNTKKDFTTMGKMLFITLIVVVVAGLINIFFHSPILQLVIASVSSILFSAFILYDTQNIIRGAYETPIEGAIALYLDFLNLFISLLQILGIFGSRDE encoded by the coding sequence ATGGGTCTGTATGATCGAAATTACATACACCAACACTCGCATGAGGGTGCCTATGAGCATGCAAAAGGCAAAGAAAGTTCTATAGGACTTTTCATTAAGCAAACGTATCAGCTCTTTGCAGCTTCTCTTCTTGCCGCAAGTGTTGGGGCATATGTAGGTATAGGTATGGCAAGTACTGTTGCCTCTTGGTTTTGGGGAATTGTTATTTTAGAGTTTGTCTTTTTGTTTGGGCTTTATGCTGCAAAACGAAAAGCAGGTCTTAATTTAATATTGCTTTTTGGCTTTACTTTTCTAAGTGGGTTAACTCTCGCACCTTTACTTTCGAGTATTTTAGGGTTAAAAGGTGGAGCAAATATTGTTGCTAACGCATTTATTTTAACAACAGTTGCTTTTGGTGGACTTTCAGTTTTCGCAATGAACACGAAAAAAGATTTTACAACCATGGGCAAAATGTTATTCATTACATTAATCGTTGTTGTTGTTGCTGGATTGATTAATATTTTCTTTCATAGTCCTATTTTGCAACTTGTTATTGCAAGTGTTAGCTCCATATTGTTTAGTGCATTTATTCTTTACGATACACAAAACATTATCAGAGGTGCTTATGAAACACCTATTGAAGGGGCTATTGCTCTTTATTTAGACTTTTTAAATCTTTTTATATCACTGCTACAAATTCTTGGGATTTTTGGTTCTAGAGACGAGTAG
- a CDS encoding polysulfide reductase, with translation MEKITFMGLEINKISIFGLLFNKTMLLGYFFMALAMVGIYEIFDVRYFSAAANAHASGLNPTDPALKEAMRLAVFGDVGEVNRNIPWTLFIVNYMYMIYTGSGVIFLVALAELMGFHVIAKAAAGFMAVGLSMVFAGLFTIATDLNMLNMLWMVLTPNISAGMWLMLPLYCTYIPFVLFEIYLLLTNKREWAKRLALPILVLSIGVDLVEYYIQAKLFSMNTARHLWTEFPFLTFYFIISAFVSSLGVMGIYSYLVHKNKEEYNELMDLIRKAMLFFVSILALYEVFGYMTVDKDWSFLILFGPFKPIYFGGYILLTLALPFFFIFKPGKSLYTLLASVCVVIGGFVGRYIFVYGGNANPMSNRFGLGYEKYDFYALEKSFNYVAPHLGEILIVVGSLGVIMIVYKLFDSVLSVSDFREHH, from the coding sequence ATGGAAAAAATAACATTTATGGGTCTTGAAATTAACAAGATTTCTATTTTTGGGCTCTTATTTAATAAAACAATGCTTCTTGGCTATTTCTTTATGGCATTAGCGATGGTCGGTATTTATGAGATTTTTGATGTGAGGTATTTTAGCGCAGCAGCCAATGCGCATGCTTCAGGTCTTAATCCAACGGATCCTGCACTCAAAGAGGCAATGCGTTTAGCCGTATTTGGTGATGTGGGAGAGGTAAATCGTAACATTCCATGGACACTGTTTATCGTGAATTACATGTACATGATTTACACAGGCAGTGGAGTGATTTTTCTTGTTGCCTTAGCCGAGTTGATGGGGTTTCATGTCATTGCCAAAGCAGCAGCTGGATTTATGGCTGTTGGTCTATCTATGGTATTTGCTGGACTGTTTACCATCGCAACGGATTTGAATATGCTTAATATGTTGTGGATGGTTTTAACGCCAAATATAAGTGCAGGTATGTGGTTGATGTTACCGCTTTATTGTACCTATATCCCTTTTGTTCTATTTGAAATTTACTTACTTTTGACGAATAAAAGAGAGTGGGCTAAACGTTTAGCTTTACCTATTTTGGTTTTAAGCATTGGCGTGGATTTGGTGGAGTATTATATTCAAGCGAAGCTATTTTCTATGAATACCGCACGTCATCTCTGGACAGAGTTTCCATTTTTGACGTTTTATTTCATTATTTCAGCCTTTGTTTCTTCTTTGGGTGTTATGGGTATTTACAGTTACTTAGTACACAAAAATAAAGAAGAATATAATGAATTAATGGATTTAATTAGAAAAGCGATGTTATTTTTTGTTTCTATCCTAGCACTTTATGAAGTTTTTGGGTATATGACAGTTGACAAAGATTGGTCTTTTTTAATTCTTTTTGGACCTTTTAAACCTATTTATTTTGGAGGTTATATCTTATTGACATTAGCTTTACCATTTTTCTTTATTTTCAAACCAGGTAAATCACTCTATACCCTGCTTGCATCTGTGTGTGTGGTGATAGGTGGTTTTGTTGGACGTTATATTTTCGTCTATGGTGGCAATGCCAATCCAATGTCAAATCGTTTTGGGTTGGGTTACGAAAAATATGATTTTTACGCTTTAGAAAAATCATTTAATTATGTAGCTCCTCATTTAGGTGAGATACTGATTGTTGTTGGTTCTTTAGGTGTGATTATGATTGTCTATAAACTGTTTGATAGTGTTCTCTCTGTAAGTGATTTCAGAGAACATCATTAA
- a CDS encoding rhodanese-like domain-containing protein produces the protein MKLRIFGASIVVAGLLLSGCTATQPEAGTAPSAKVLNAPTPHVKGLIEKFKLQDVDYAYVKAAIGNGTRSGAKALLIDARPNPKYLGGTIPSSLNIPDTQIDKYIGQLDKVAKDKEIIVYCGGWDCEKSPIVAGHLKSKGFTNVKLYQAGEPEWATKSYLEVGTPVAQSAFKNSSALMMDARPYVKFLAESIPGSIYMNDDELPKLMGRFPVDKNTPIITFCAGYECHKSHVVANKLLELGYTKVSVYAGGLPAWKEAKLQTTKGESKAEVKADATPKAPAMVDGVKLGVDEGSVDGEWYKAHIVAGTVPANVAIIDVRSPAEFTNGHIKGAINIEAGKMSAVDFAAKLPKGKVVIINCATGGRAMEAQMKLKDAKVDVSRVFFFDANIKCDTSNKCEIKVNEPLG, from the coding sequence ATGAAGTTAAGAATTTTTGGAGCAAGTATCGTCGTTGCAGGTTTGCTTCTTAGTGGATGTACAGCGACACAACCAGAAGCAGGTACGGCACCCAGTGCAAAAGTTTTAAATGCACCAACACCTCACGTCAAAGGCTTGATAGAGAAATTTAAACTTCAAGATGTTGATTATGCGTATGTTAAAGCTGCCATTGGCAATGGCACACGCAGTGGTGCAAAGGCGCTTTTAATTGATGCCCGTCCAAATCCTAAATATTTAGGAGGAACCATTCCATCTAGTTTGAATATTCCTGATACACAAATTGATAAATACATCGGACAGCTTGACAAAGTGGCTAAAGATAAAGAGATTATTGTTTATTGTGGTGGATGGGATTGTGAAAAAAGTCCTATTGTTGCAGGTCATTTGAAAAGTAAAGGCTTTACAAACGTAAAACTTTACCAAGCAGGTGAGCCAGAGTGGGCGACTAAGAGTTATTTAGAAGTAGGAACTCCTGTTGCACAAAGTGCATTTAAAAACAGTAGTGCGTTGATGATGGATGCTAGACCGTACGTTAAATTTTTAGCAGAGAGTATTCCTGGTTCTATATATATGAATGATGATGAACTTCCCAAATTAATGGGTCGATTCCCTGTAGATAAAAATACACCTATTATTACGTTTTGTGCAGGTTATGAATGTCATAAATCACATGTTGTTGCCAATAAACTCTTAGAATTAGGTTATACAAAAGTAAGTGTTTATGCGGGCGGACTTCCTGCATGGAAAGAGGCAAAGCTTCAAACAACGAAAGGTGAGTCAAAAGCCGAAGTCAAAGCTGACGCAACACCAAAAGCACCAGCTATGGTTGATGGCGTGAAACTGGGTGTTGATGAAGGATCTGTTGATGGCGAGTGGTATAAAGCACACATCGTAGCAGGAACAGTACCTGCTAATGTAGCGATTATAGATGTAAGAAGTCCAGCAGAATTTACTAATGGTCATATTAAAGGCGCCATCAATATTGAAGCAGGTAAAATGAGCGCAGTTGATTTTGCAGCCAAACTTCCTAAGGGTAAAGTTGTTATTATCAATTGTGCCACAGGTGGTCGTGCGATGGAAGCACAAATGAAGCTTAAAGATGCCAAAGTGGATGTGAGTCGTGTCTTTTTCTTTGATGCAAATATCAAATGCGATACTTCAAATAAATGTGAAATTAAAGTGAATGAGCCTTTAGGTTAA